From the Accumulibacter sp. genome, one window contains:
- a CDS encoding type III pantothenate kinase: MIIAIDAGNSRIKWATHEGGRWLDGGVLATSDIAWLAEAADEWPAGAQVVVCNVAGAEVAAGILSLLATRQARVSFLRPTAAACGVRNSYELPAQLGADRWAALIGARAQSANACLVVCAGTATTVDLLDADGVFRGGLILPGFDLMRAALASNTAQLPFAEAGAFRAEPRNTSDAIVSGCLQAQLGAVERMFAPIASEAGAQCLLTGGAAERLVAHLRIPFRLVENLILRGLVRYAESPS; this comes from the coding sequence ATGATCATCGCCATCGACGCCGGCAACAGCCGCATCAAATGGGCCACGCACGAAGGCGGTCGCTGGCTCGATGGCGGCGTTCTGGCGACTTCCGACATCGCTTGGCTGGCCGAGGCGGCCGATGAATGGCCTGCCGGTGCACAGGTCGTGGTCTGCAATGTCGCCGGCGCCGAGGTCGCGGCAGGCATTTTGTCCTTGCTCGCGACACGCCAGGCGCGGGTTTCCTTTCTCCGTCCGACGGCAGCCGCGTGTGGGGTGCGCAATTCCTATGAGTTGCCGGCACAACTCGGGGCGGATCGGTGGGCCGCCCTGATCGGTGCTCGTGCGCAGTCAGCGAACGCCTGCCTGGTCGTCTGTGCCGGCACAGCGACGACTGTCGACCTCCTCGATGCCGACGGAGTCTTTCGTGGCGGGCTGATACTCCCCGGTTTCGACCTGATGCGCGCCGCATTGGCGAGCAACACGGCGCAGTTGCCGTTTGCCGAGGCAGGTGCCTTCCGGGCCGAGCCCCGCAATACCAGCGACGCGATCGTCAGCGGCTGTCTGCAGGCCCAGCTTGGCGCGGTCGAACGCATGTTCGCCCCTATCGCCAGCGAGGCCGGTGCGCAATGCCTGCTGACCGGCGGCGCGGCGGAGCGTCTGGTTGCCCATCTACGGATTCCCTTCCGCCTGGTGGAGAATCTGATTCTGCGTGGTCTGGTGCGCTATGCCGAATCGCCGTCCTGA
- a CDS encoding DUF350 domain-containing protein, with protein sequence MPTHLLSMLPAFLAYFAVAIVLLALFLLVYLNVTPYAELALIRAGNTAAATSLSGALIGFAMPVANVIAHSDTLLDLAAWGAIAGVIQILAYLAIRFAVPQLTQDIPAGRMAPAVLLAVVSLTVGLINAACMTY encoded by the coding sequence ATGCCGACTCACCTGCTGAGCATGCTGCCCGCCTTTCTCGCCTACTTTGCCGTGGCGATCGTCTTGCTGGCGCTGTTCCTGCTGGTCTATCTGAACGTCACTCCGTACGCTGAGCTGGCACTGATCCGCGCCGGCAACACGGCCGCTGCGACGAGCCTCTCCGGGGCGTTAATCGGTTTTGCCATGCCAGTGGCCAACGTGATTGCACACAGCGATACGCTCCTTGATCTTGCCGCCTGGGGCGCGATTGCCGGCGTAATCCAGATTCTTGCCTACTTGGCCATCCGCTTTGCCGTGCCGCAGCTGACACAGGACATTCCCGCCGGCAGGATGGCTCCGGCGGTTCTTCTCGCGGTGGTATCGCTCACCGTCGGTCTGATCAACGCAGCCTGCATGACCTACTGA
- a CDS encoding SPFH domain-containing protein encodes MALMDFIRKQFVDVIQWTEEGDGVLAMRYPMQDLEIQYGAQLTVRESQMAVFVNEGQVADVFSPGLYTLTTRTLPVLTYLKNWDKLFESPFKSDVYFFSTRLQLDCKWGTPNPITIRDKDFGMVRMRAFGIYSYRLVDARRFHSEISGTREQYSVADLDGQLRNLVISSMTDLFGESGVPFIDMAANQDELGRQLKSKLESVFERYGLALDSFVVQNVSLPEELQKILDTRIGMNMIGDLGRYTQYQVATSIPLAAQNEGGIAGIGAGLGAGLGIGQTMTAAMAQSTGVGTAPAAASAAGPVAAGTADEVVATLEKLHGLVAKGILSQAEFDAKKAELLARLG; translated from the coding sequence ATGGCGCTCATGGATTTCATCAGGAAGCAGTTCGTCGATGTCATTCAATGGACCGAGGAGGGTGACGGAGTGCTCGCCATGCGTTACCCGATGCAGGACTTGGAGATCCAGTATGGCGCGCAGTTGACGGTCCGCGAATCGCAGATGGCCGTCTTCGTCAACGAAGGCCAGGTCGCCGACGTGTTCAGTCCCGGCCTGTACACGCTGACGACGCGCACATTGCCGGTGCTGACCTACCTGAAGAACTGGGACAAGCTGTTCGAGTCGCCCTTCAAGTCGGACGTCTATTTCTTCTCGACCCGCCTGCAGCTCGACTGCAAGTGGGGGACGCCCAATCCGATCACCATCCGCGACAAGGACTTCGGCATGGTGCGCATGCGCGCCTTCGGCATCTACTCGTACAGGCTTGTCGATGCACGCAGGTTCCACAGCGAAATCTCGGGTACGCGCGAGCAGTACAGCGTTGCCGACCTTGATGGCCAGCTGCGCAACCTCGTCATCAGCTCGATGACCGACCTTTTCGGAGAGTCCGGGGTTCCTTTCATCGACATGGCGGCGAACCAGGATGAGCTGGGCAGGCAGCTGAAGAGCAAGCTCGAGAGCGTGTTTGAACGGTACGGTCTGGCGCTCGACAGTTTTGTCGTCCAGAACGTATCGCTGCCCGAAGAACTGCAGAAGATCCTTGATACGCGGATCGGCATGAACATGATCGGCGATCTCGGCCGCTACACACAATATCAGGTGGCGACGAGCATTCCCCTCGCGGCCCAGAACGAAGGCGGCATCGCCGGGATCGGTGCCGGGCTGGGTGCCGGCCTTGGCATTGGTCAGACGATGACGGCAGCAATGGCGCAGAGCACCGGCGTCGGCACCGCTCCGGCGGCAGCGTCGGCAGCAGGGCCGGTGGCCGCAGGCACTGCCGACGAAGTGGTGGCAACGCTTGAGAAGCTGCACGGACTGGTGGCGAAGGGCATCCTGTCGCAGGCCGAGTTTGACGCCAAGAAGGCGGAGTTGCTGGCCCGCCTCGGCTGA
- a CDS encoding DUF4178 domain-containing protein: MKRASCPSCGAPVVFRAASSLYVVCDFCRSTLLRSGEDLQNIGRMAALLEDDSPIRIGSEGHFRQRHFTVVGRIQLQYASGLWNEWHILLDDGRSAWLAEAAGELIVSAQVAVKDPLPAFSTLAPEMPVTLDGRRFVVTDLATARCIAGEGELPFRVAAGYDVNTADLRGNDRFVTIDYSETPPLVFVGQSVAFADLQLSGLRDVREPAVTAGQVATRALNCPHCAAPLKIHSPATESIGCESCGSIIGVEDENLRLLSRAAQALREVPWLPLGSAGRLRDSDWRVIGFMRRSSSSAGPTCSWSEYLLYDGQQGLAWLIEYQGHWNFARGLSNPPSVSRGEAKFTHAGRQYRLFNHGEAEVTHVVGEFYWRVAVGECCVVDDFICPPLMLSREVNERESTWSQAEYLEPDEVCAAFGITTPLPVRRDVYANQPNPLVETHRQICRLFWKLALAATVVQLAFIFLLASEPVLRQRVVLAAENDEATLTSQEFVLKSRARALLVRHQTSVVNNWLSVNTTLVEKNTGEAHLGQQEISHYKGVEDGESWSEGSPADELVFRAVPPGTYHLVIEYELGSDNSESVVDTIEVIRNPTGWSNYVLLLIFLAVFPLLSRWRRNSFEARRWRESDVGDDTSGDGDED, translated from the coding sequence GTGAAGAGAGCCAGTTGCCCGTCCTGCGGCGCGCCGGTCGTCTTTCGCGCGGCGAGCTCACTCTATGTCGTCTGCGATTTCTGCCGCAGCACCCTGCTGCGCAGCGGCGAGGACCTGCAGAACATCGGGCGCATGGCCGCACTGCTCGAGGACGATTCGCCGATCCGGATAGGCAGTGAGGGCCATTTTCGCCAGCGCCATTTCACGGTGGTCGGCCGTATCCAGCTGCAGTATGCATCGGGTCTATGGAACGAGTGGCACATCCTCCTCGATGATGGCCGAAGCGCCTGGCTTGCCGAGGCCGCAGGCGAGTTGATCGTCAGCGCGCAGGTAGCGGTCAAGGATCCACTGCCGGCATTCTCGACGCTGGCGCCCGAAATGCCGGTTACTCTCGACGGTCGGCGCTTCGTCGTCACTGATCTGGCGACTGCGCGCTGCATCGCCGGCGAGGGTGAACTGCCGTTCCGGGTCGCCGCGGGTTACGACGTGAACACTGCGGATCTGCGCGGCAACGATCGCTTCGTGACGATCGATTACAGCGAGACGCCGCCGCTGGTCTTCGTCGGCCAGTCGGTTGCCTTCGCCGATCTGCAGCTCTCTGGTCTGAGGGATGTGCGGGAGCCGGCGGTTACGGCCGGACAGGTCGCGACGCGCGCCCTGAACTGTCCGCACTGTGCGGCGCCACTGAAGATTCATTCGCCAGCGACGGAAAGCATCGGCTGCGAGAGCTGCGGTTCGATCATCGGTGTCGAGGACGAGAATCTCAGACTGTTGTCACGGGCGGCACAGGCGTTGCGCGAGGTGCCCTGGCTGCCGCTTGGCAGTGCGGGCCGGCTGCGCGACAGTGACTGGCGGGTCATCGGTTTCATGCGCCGCAGCTCGAGTTCCGCAGGCCCTACGTGCTCGTGGTCCGAATACCTGCTGTACGACGGGCAGCAGGGTCTTGCCTGGCTGATCGAGTATCAGGGCCACTGGAATTTCGCACGCGGCCTGTCGAACCCGCCCAGCGTCAGCCGGGGCGAGGCGAAATTCACACACGCCGGGCGGCAGTACCGTCTCTTCAACCATGGCGAAGCCGAGGTGACCCACGTCGTCGGTGAGTTCTACTGGCGAGTGGCGGTCGGCGAGTGCTGTGTCGTCGACGACTTCATCTGTCCGCCGCTGATGCTTTCACGTGAGGTCAACGAGCGCGAATCCACCTGGTCACAGGCCGAGTATCTGGAGCCAGACGAGGTCTGCGCCGCCTTTGGCATCACGACACCATTGCCGGTGCGCCGGGACGTTTACGCGAACCAGCCGAACCCGCTGGTCGAAACACATCGCCAGATCTGCCGTCTGTTCTGGAAACTGGCGCTGGCGGCTACCGTGGTGCAGCTGGCCTTCATCTTTCTCCTCGCTTCCGAACCGGTCCTCAGGCAGCGCGTCGTTCTCGCGGCAGAGAACGATGAGGCGACCCTCACCAGTCAGGAGTTCGTTCTCAAGAGCCGTGCTCGTGCGCTGCTCGTCCGACACCAGACCAGCGTGGTCAACAACTGGTTGTCGGTGAACACGACCTTGGTCGAGAAGAACACGGGGGAGGCGCATCTTGGCCAGCAGGAGATCAGCCACTACAAGGGAGTCGAAGACGGGGAGAGTTGGAGCGAGGGATCGCCGGCGGACGAACTGGTGTTCCGTGCGGTGCCGCCGGGAACTTATCATCTGGTGATCGAATACGAACTCGGCAGCGACAACAGCGAGTCCGTCGTCGATACCATCGAGGTCATACGCAACCCGACCGGCTGGTCCAACTATGTGCTGCTGCTGATCTTCCTTGCGGTCTTCCCGCTGCTGTCGCGCTGGCGGCGCAACTCGTTCGAGGCACGACGCTGGCGCGAGAGCGATGTCGGCGATGATACGAGCGGCGACGGAGACGAGGACTGA
- a CDS encoding HD-GYP domain-containing protein, translating into MLKKISVKQLTVGMYLKEFCGSWMEHPFWRSAFVISDQKDIDTIRASSIREVWIDSAKGLDVAGDEPVGSVAEHEKQVDAELAIAAQEERQLERVSTAAEFARAARIVAKSRQAVTSMFEEARMGRAVDATSAQRLVEEISDSVSRNPGALISLARLKTADDYTYMHSVAVCALMVALARELGMNEAQTRAAATAGLLHDLGKAVMPLEVLNKPGKLTDAEFAIIRSHPEEGHRILQQAAKPDPVALDVVLHHHEKVDGSGYPKRLRADEISVFAKMGAVCDVYDAITSNRPYKAGWDPAESVRKMAEWSQGHFDTRVFQAFVKSVGIYPIGSLVLLSSAHLGVVTEQGQKSLLTPQVKIFFSTRSNARIRPELIDLGSTGCPHKIVGREDPEKWRFPDLNEMWCAAPS; encoded by the coding sequence ATGCTCAAGAAGATCAGCGTCAAGCAACTCACGGTCGGCATGTACCTCAAGGAGTTCTGTGGCTCCTGGATGGAGCACCCGTTCTGGCGCTCGGCCTTCGTCATCAGCGACCAGAAGGATATTGACACCATCCGCGCCAGCAGCATCCGCGAGGTCTGGATCGACTCGGCAAAGGGCCTCGATGTCGCAGGCGATGAGCCGGTCGGCTCGGTGGCCGAACACGAGAAGCAGGTCGATGCCGAACTCGCCATTGCCGCGCAGGAGGAGCGTCAGCTCGAGCGCGTTTCAACGGCAGCCGAGTTCGCCCGTGCGGCAAGGATCGTCGCCAAGTCGCGGCAGGCCGTCACCTCGATGTTCGAGGAGGCACGCATGGGCAGGGCCGTCGATGCAACGAGTGCGCAACGGCTGGTGGAGGAGATCTCGGACTCGGTGAGCCGCAACCCGGGAGCACTGATCAGCCTGGCGCGCCTGAAAACGGCTGACGACTACACCTACATGCACTCGGTGGCCGTCTGCGCCCTGATGGTCGCCCTGGCCCGCGAACTCGGCATGAATGAGGCGCAGACGCGTGCCGCCGCCACTGCCGGGCTGCTGCACGACCTCGGCAAGGCGGTCATGCCGCTCGAAGTGCTCAACAAGCCCGGCAAACTGACCGATGCCGAGTTCGCCATCATCAGGTCGCATCCCGAAGAAGGCCACAGGATACTGCAGCAGGCGGCGAAGCCGGACCCGGTGGCGCTCGACGTCGTCCTGCACCATCATGAAAAGGTGGACGGCTCAGGCTACCCGAAGCGACTGCGCGCAGACGAGATCAGCGTCTTCGCCAAGATGGGCGCCGTCTGCGACGTTTACGACGCGATCACATCGAACCGTCCCTACAAGGCAGGCTGGGATCCGGCCGAATCGGTGCGCAAGATGGCCGAGTGGAGTCAGGGTCACTTCGACACCCGCGTTTTCCAGGCTTTCGTCAAGAGCGTCGGCATCTACCCGATCGGCTCACTGGTGCTCCTCAGCTCTGCTCACTTGGGGGTCGTCACGGAACAGGGCCAGAAGTCGCTCCTGACTCCACAGGTCAAAATTTTCTTCTCGACGCGCAGCAATGCTCGTATCCGTCCCGAGCTCATCGACCTCGGCAGCACGGGCTGTCCGCACAAGATCGTCGGCCGTGAAGATCCGGAAAAATGGAGGTTCCCCGACCTCAACGAAATGTGGTGCGCAGCCCCGTCGTGA
- the metK gene encoding methionine adenosyltransferase, with protein MSHEYLFTSESVSEGHPDKVADQISDSILDAILADDPPARVACETLVSTGLVVISGEITTKAHINYREIAQEAVRRIGYDNSDIGFDYKSCAILTAINRQSPDIAQGVNEGQGIDLDQGAGDQGLMFGYACDETASLMPLPIHYAHRIMQRQAEVRRDGRLPWLRPDAKSQLSVRYVDGRPVAIDTVVVSTQHDPEVSHAQISEAVIEEVIKPVVPKELLTGNTRFLVNPTGRFVVGGPHGDCGLTGRKIIVDTYGGAARHGGGAFSGKDPSKVDRSAAYAARHVAKNIVAAGLASRCEVQVAYAIGVARPVSLMVNTFGTGRVSDELIVDLIGKHFDLRPKGIIQSLNLLRPIYRKTAAYGHFGRDEPEFTWEATDKATALRAAAGLS; from the coding sequence GTGAGCCACGAGTACCTCTTCACTTCGGAATCGGTTTCCGAGGGCCACCCGGACAAGGTGGCCGACCAGATCTCCGACTCCATTCTCGACGCCATCCTGGCCGACGACCCACCGGCACGGGTTGCCTGCGAGACCCTGGTATCCACCGGTCTGGTGGTGATCTCGGGCGAGATCACCACCAAGGCCCACATCAACTACCGCGAAATTGCCCAAGAAGCGGTCCGCCGGATCGGCTATGACAACTCCGACATCGGCTTCGACTACAAGAGCTGCGCCATACTGACAGCGATCAACCGCCAGTCACCCGACATCGCACAGGGCGTCAACGAGGGCCAGGGGATCGACCTCGACCAGGGTGCCGGTGACCAAGGACTGATGTTCGGCTACGCCTGCGATGAAACGGCTTCCCTGATGCCGCTACCGATCCACTACGCCCACCGGATCATGCAGCGCCAGGCCGAGGTCCGCCGCGACGGCCGACTGCCCTGGCTGCGCCCGGACGCGAAGAGCCAGCTCAGCGTCCGCTACGTCGACGGCAGACCAGTCGCGATCGACACCGTGGTCGTCTCGACACAGCACGACCCAGAGGTGTCGCATGCACAGATTTCGGAAGCCGTTATCGAGGAAGTGATCAAGCCAGTCGTTCCCAAGGAACTGCTGACGGGCAACACCCGCTTCCTGGTCAACCCGACCGGTCGCTTCGTCGTTGGCGGCCCGCACGGCGACTGCGGACTGACCGGTCGCAAGATCATCGTCGACACCTACGGTGGCGCCGCCCGGCATGGCGGCGGCGCCTTCTCCGGCAAGGATCCGTCGAAGGTCGACCGATCGGCCGCCTATGCCGCGCGCCACGTCGCCAAGAACATCGTCGCCGCCGGACTCGCCTCGCGCTGCGAGGTACAGGTCGCCTATGCGATCGGCGTCGCGCGACCAGTATCGCTGATGGTGAACACCTTTGGCACGGGCAGGGTGAGTGACGAACTCATCGTCGATCTGATCGGCAAGCACTTCGATCTGCGTCCAAAGGGCATCATCCAGTCGCTCAACCTCCTGCGGCCTATTTATCGCAAGACGGCAGCCTATGGCCACTTTGGTCGCGACGAACCCGAGTTCACCTGGGAAGCGACCGACAAGGCCACAGCCCTGCGCGCGGCAGCAGGTCTCTCGTAG
- a CDS encoding lysophospholipid acyltransferase family protein: MHILFRCLSLLPLSWLHRLGAVLGWLVWLCSPTYRRHMAENMRLALGEKDARRVRPVAIGEAGKAGLELARIWARPQAEAAARVVKVSGWDLVEAATRRGKGMIYLTPHLGCFEITAQYLSTHAPITVLYRPPKRAWLHDLIEAGRARPQLHLAAADLSGVRSLLKALRRGEAVGILPDHAPKAGEGRWLDFFGRPAYTMTLAARLVDSGATVIMVWAERLPAGAGYHFRLQEPTQPIGGTIEERAQQINREMEHLIRQCPGQYLWGYNRYKGRRHSGSSPLPAEG, translated from the coding sequence GTGCATATCCTGTTTCGCTGCCTCAGCCTCCTGCCACTGTCCTGGCTGCATCGGCTTGGAGCCGTGCTCGGCTGGCTTGTCTGGCTGTGCTCGCCGACCTATCGCCGACACATGGCAGAGAACATGAGGCTGGCGCTTGGAGAGAAGGATGCTCGGCGGGTGCGACCGGTTGCCATCGGCGAGGCCGGCAAGGCAGGTCTGGAACTGGCGCGAATCTGGGCGCGGCCACAGGCAGAGGCGGCAGCGCGGGTCGTCAAGGTCTCGGGTTGGGACTTGGTCGAGGCGGCGACACGGCGAGGAAAGGGAATGATCTATCTGACGCCGCATCTCGGCTGCTTCGAGATCACCGCCCAGTACCTTTCAACGCACGCGCCGATCACGGTCCTTTACCGGCCACCGAAGCGGGCGTGGCTGCACGACCTGATCGAAGCCGGGCGGGCGCGGCCGCAACTGCATCTGGCGGCGGCAGATCTCTCGGGCGTACGCAGTCTGTTGAAGGCGCTCAGGCGTGGCGAAGCGGTCGGCATCCTGCCCGACCATGCGCCCAAGGCGGGCGAAGGGCGCTGGCTCGACTTCTTCGGCAGGCCGGCCTACACGATGACGCTGGCGGCGCGACTGGTCGACAGCGGTGCAACCGTGATCATGGTCTGGGCCGAACGACTCCCCGCTGGCGCCGGCTATCATTTCCGTCTGCAGGAGCCGACGCAGCCCATCGGGGGCACCATCGAAGAACGGGCACAGCAAATCAATCGCGAGATGGAGCATCTCATTCGGCAGTGCCCGGGCCAGTATCTCTGGGGCTACAACCGTTACAAGGGGCGTCGCCACAGCGGATCATCGCCACTTCCGGCGGAGGGTTGA